One genomic window of Leptospira brenneri includes the following:
- a CDS encoding PTS sugar transporter subunit IIA, producing the protein MNQLLEILDPKNIIFDFKASTKEDAIRKMISHMVATQSLDPSHEEETVSSLMNREKSMSTGIGSGVAIPHCSVHYVNELKCAMAIAPQGIDFDALDHGLVQIFIMLIVPKNKFQDHIKTLALIAKTLNIPEEREKLIKAKNFEEIQKAFLSKS; encoded by the coding sequence ATGAATCAACTTCTGGAGATTCTGGATCCAAAAAATATCATTTTCGACTTCAAAGCATCTACAAAAGAAGATGCCATTCGAAAAATGATTTCACATATGGTCGCCACACAATCGTTAGATCCTAGTCACGAAGAAGAAACTGTTTCCTCCTTAATGAATCGCGAAAAGTCAATGTCTACTGGTATTGGAAGTGGAGTTGCTATACCGCACTGTTCTGTTCATTATGTTAATGAGTTGAAGTGTGCCATGGCGATTGCACCACAAGGAATAGATTTTGATGCTTTGGATCATGGTTTGGTTCAAATTTTTATTATGCTCATTGTTCCGAAAAATAAGTTTCAAGATCATATCAAAACCTTGGCCTTGATTGCAAAAACACTCAACATTCCTGAAGAAAGAGAAAAACTCATCAAAGCCAAAAATTTCGAAGAAATCCAAAAGGCCTTCCTTTCCAAAAGTTAA
- a CDS encoding ABC transporter permease, which yields MKSEIFRFLYFLLLLSCISSFVSEFHTKDKSYLYADAGITEVQNHNYDFLSTYIQFWKSLIFESGGKTENGETVYSHIGARFFSTFHLAIFSIVFGSVFAFCLSIGATYFRSQKLYDLVSFSSNLILSTPVFIVAILLLIVFFYRLEWFPPGGYELGNTYFVVLPGIALGSRIFARMSLYLLPEIRKEADSKYVQLLLTRSYPWGHIIGKEVFLKVLPIALILLVLDFGSLLSGAMVVEEIFFFPGIGKSLYYSIKSMDTKLLATLLMYSGILFYVLNRLGFYLQRFFSGGV from the coding sequence GTGAAGTCGGAGATTTTCCGTTTTCTGTATTTTTTACTACTGTTGTCTTGTATCAGTAGTTTTGTTTCTGAATTTCATACAAAAGATAAATCTTATCTGTATGCCGATGCCGGGATCACAGAAGTTCAAAATCATAACTATGATTTTTTATCCACCTACATTCAATTTTGGAAATCTTTGATTTTTGAGTCCGGTGGCAAAACAGAGAATGGAGAGACTGTTTACTCGCATATAGGTGCTCGGTTTTTTTCAACCTTCCATCTTGCAATTTTTAGTATTGTATTTGGTTCTGTTTTTGCTTTTTGCCTTTCTATAGGAGCTACATATTTTCGGTCACAAAAACTTTATGATTTAGTTTCCTTTTCTTCGAATTTAATTTTATCTACTCCTGTTTTTATTGTCGCCATACTATTGTTAATTGTATTTTTTTATCGATTGGAGTGGTTCCCTCCCGGCGGATACGAATTAGGAAATACATACTTTGTCGTTTTGCCTGGAATTGCTTTGGGTTCTAGGATTTTCGCAAGGATGTCTTTGTATCTATTACCTGAAATTCGTAAAGAAGCAGATTCTAAATATGTGCAGTTGTTATTAACAAGATCCTATCCTTGGGGTCATATCATCGGAAAGGAAGTTTTTTTAAAGGTATTACCAATTGCACTTATTCTTTTGGTTTTAGATTTTGGATCTCTTTTGTCCGGTGCTATGGTTGTAGAAGAGATTTTCTTTTTTCCAGGAATTGGAAAATCTTTATACTATTCAATTAAATCAATGGATACAAAATTACTAGCAACTCTTCTTATGTATTCTGGAATTTTATTTTATGTTTTGAATCGTCTTGGATTTTATTTACAACGATTCTTTTCCGGTGGGGTATGA